A genomic region of Devosia ginsengisoli contains the following coding sequences:
- a CDS encoding ABC transporter permease — MASETISAAAASRSANADPSTVAGRDLRLLMVVPGLLVIVGLFVYPFIYGFISSFSPQGENAEWLANYQRFFSEPRLYETVGKTLWLALPVTILNVGLAVPFAFMLRTPSRGQRLLSTLLVIPMTLGTVLVAEGLMLYLAPNGWLNRSLLELGLLGSPLRLLNNYWGVALSLLITGFPFAFMMMLSYTTGIDPTLARAAATLGASPMEQFRRIYLPLLVPGLTITFCLTFVQAFAVFPSAVLLGAPAGATRVISIAAYEMAYEEYNWSMASTVAMVMGATQLVIVGIALGLRQFSYRGPVVGGKG, encoded by the coding sequence ATGGCCAGCGAAACCATTTCGGCTGCAGCAGCGTCGCGCAGCGCCAATGCCGACCCCTCGACGGTTGCCGGCCGCGACCTGCGCCTGTTGATGGTGGTGCCGGGCCTGCTGGTGATCGTGGGGCTGTTCGTCTATCCGTTCATCTACGGCTTCATTTCCTCGTTCAGCCCGCAGGGCGAGAATGCGGAATGGCTCGCCAACTACCAGCGCTTCTTCAGCGAACCGCGCCTCTACGAAACCGTCGGCAAGACGCTGTGGCTGGCTTTGCCGGTCACCATCCTCAATGTGGGGCTGGCGGTACCCTTTGCCTTCATGCTGCGCACCCCGTCACGGGGGCAGCGCCTGCTGTCGACCCTGCTGGTCATTCCGATGACGCTGGGCACGGTTCTCGTCGCCGAAGGCCTGATGCTCTACCTGGCGCCCAATGGCTGGCTGAACCGCAGTCTGCTCGAGCTGGGCCTGCTCGGCTCGCCGCTGCGCCTGCTCAACAATTACTGGGGTGTGGCGCTTTCGCTGCTCATCACCGGCTTTCCCTTCGCCTTCATGATGATGCTGTCCTATACGACCGGCATCGATCCGACCCTGGCGCGCGCCGCCGCGACCCTGGGCGCTTCACCGATGGAACAGTTCCGGCGCATCTATCTGCCGCTGCTGGTTCCGGGTCTCACCATCACGTTCTGCCTCACCTTCGTGCAGGCTTTCGCGGTGTTTCCATCGGCGGTGCTGCTGGGCGCACCGGCCGGGGCGACCCGCGTCATTTCCATTGCCGCCTATGAAATGGCCTATGAGGAATACAACTGGTCCATGGCTTCGACCGTGGCCATGGTGATGGGCGCAACCCAGTTGGTCATTGTCGGCATCGCGCTTGGCCTGCGCCAATTTTCCTATCGTGGCCCCGTTGTTGGAGGAAAAGGGTGA
- a CDS encoding mandelate racemase/muconate lactonizing enzyme family protein: MSRIKSISTRIVRIPFEDGGRGEGITPTRWHILDNVLVRIEDEDGRVGWGEAFGYFCARAVAAAVEDMIAPQVIGRDIDDIAAWNRATQQALHLFGRYGITIFALSGVDIALWDLKAKREGKRLAELIAANPPESVTAYASLVAYRDPDLAARYAGEAVARGYQYIKLHEIAAEPIIAARAAMGQGPGLAVDVNCNWSREQASAMVPVLREADVMWLEEPIFPPEDVATLSAIEAEGIAIGAGENACTAFAFEALISGITFPQPSVTKVGGISVFLDIAERARAAGRVLMPHSPYFGPGYFATLNLFAALPETALFEYLYVTPEAFIGVDTPQPHDGRIALPSGPGLGFAPDEVVVERYLDLSWSR, encoded by the coding sequence ATGTCGCGCATCAAGAGCATCTCCACCCGTATCGTCCGCATTCCCTTCGAGGATGGCGGGCGCGGGGAGGGCATCACCCCGACGCGCTGGCACATTCTCGACAATGTGCTGGTGCGCATCGAGGATGAGGACGGGCGCGTCGGCTGGGGCGAAGCCTTCGGCTATTTCTGCGCCCGGGCCGTGGCCGCCGCTGTCGAGGACATGATTGCCCCGCAGGTGATCGGTCGCGACATCGACGATATCGCCGCCTGGAACCGCGCCACCCAGCAGGCGCTGCATCTGTTCGGGCGCTATGGCATTACCATCTTCGCCCTGTCCGGCGTCGATATCGCGCTCTGGGACCTCAAGGCCAAGCGGGAAGGCAAACGGCTGGCCGAGCTCATTGCCGCAAACCCGCCCGAAAGCGTGACGGCCTATGCCAGCCTCGTCGCCTATCGCGATCCTGATCTGGCCGCCCGCTATGCCGGCGAGGCGGTGGCCCGCGGCTACCAATATATCAAGCTGCACGAAATTGCCGCCGAACCCATCATCGCGGCACGCGCGGCGATGGGGCAGGGCCCGGGCCTGGCCGTCGACGTCAACTGTAACTGGAGCCGCGAGCAGGCCAGCGCCATGGTGCCGGTGCTGCGCGAAGCCGATGTCATGTGGCTGGAAGAGCCGATCTTCCCGCCCGAGGATGTTGCAACGCTCTCCGCCATCGAAGCCGAGGGCATTGCCATCGGCGCCGGTGAGAATGCCTGCACGGCCTTTGCCTTCGAGGCCCTGATATCAGGCATCACCTTCCCCCAGCCCAGCGTGACCAAGGTGGGCGGCATCTCGGTTTTCCTCGATATCGCGGAACGTGCCCGGGCGGCCGGCCGTGTGCTGATGCCGCATTCGCCCTATTTCGGGCCGGGCTATTTCGCGACGCTCAATCTCTTCGCGGCCCTGCCGGAAACGGCTCTGTTCGAATATCTCTATGTCACCCCCGAAGCCTTTATCGGCGTCGATACCCCGCAGCCGCATGACGGCCGCATCGCGCTGCCATCAGGACCGGGGCTGGGTTTCGCGCCTGATGAAGTGGTGGTGGAGCGATATCTCGACCTCTCGTGGTCCCGGTGA
- a CDS encoding ABC transporter permease has protein sequence MDFIRDTMLPRAWRWFVIACMVFFVINVLLIITSVLVSSFGTGWFTGWLPEQFTPKWYGEAWKEFQLQHVLLVTVEITLAVVAISLGVGVPAAYALARLQFKGKSLVMLMFLVPLLVPPITYGIPLATVLYQVGAGGTMWGVILANLVPSVPFAVLVMTPFIEQIDPRLDSAARVFGASSLTTFWRILVPLLMPGILAAGILVLIRTISMFELTFLTAGPDSQTLIVALYYSMFAAGVRAQQSVDAMAVIYMLTTMTGLLIALRFVDPSQLVGRVKSQKV, from the coding sequence ATGGACTTCATCCGCGATACAATGCTGCCGCGCGCATGGCGCTGGTTCGTCATCGCCTGCATGGTCTTTTTCGTCATCAACGTGCTGTTGATCATCACCTCGGTGCTGGTCAGTTCCTTCGGCACGGGCTGGTTTACCGGCTGGCTGCCCGAGCAGTTCACGCCGAAATGGTATGGCGAGGCCTGGAAGGAATTCCAGCTCCAGCATGTGCTGCTGGTCACGGTGGAAATCACCCTGGCGGTCGTCGCCATCTCGCTCGGCGTCGGCGTGCCGGCGGCCTATGCGCTGGCCCGGCTGCAGTTCAAGGGCAAGAGCCTCGTCATGCTGATGTTCCTCGTGCCGCTGCTGGTGCCGCCCATCACCTACGGCATTCCGCTGGCCACCGTGCTCTATCAGGTGGGCGCAGGCGGCACGATGTGGGGTGTCATCCTGGCCAATCTGGTGCCCAGCGTGCCCTTTGCCGTGCTGGTCATGACCCCGTTCATCGAGCAGATCGACCCCCGGCTGGACTCGGCGGCGCGCGTCTTCGGCGCTTCCTCGCTGACGACCTTCTGGCGCATCCTCGTGCCCCTGCTGATGCCGGGCATTCTGGCGGCCGGCATTCTGGTGCTGATCCGCACGATCTCCATGTTCGAGTTGACCTTCCTCACTGCGGGGCCGGACAGCCAGACACTGATCGTCGCGCTCTATTATTCGATGTTCGCCGCCGGGGTTCGCGCCCAGCAATCGGTGGACGCCATGGCCGTCATCTACATGCTGACGACCATGACCGGCCTGCTGATCGCCCTCCGCTTCGTCGATCCGTCCCAATTGGTGGGGCGCGTTAAAAGCCAGAAGGTCTGA